Part of the Anopheles coluzzii chromosome 3, AcolN3, whole genome shotgun sequence genome is shown below.
TGACATTCTTCGTGTACTATGTTGTGTCAAAGAGCAACATCGTCGATGCAGGCTTCGTGCGACCAAAAAATGAGACAACGTTCCTACTGCAACTGTACGCAACGGAAAAGATGTTTCCAAAGGCGAAAATGCTTGTAGCTACCGTTACCGGTCGCACTGTGGTGTACGACTACATGTACCTCGATTTCCAAGTGTTTCACAATAATGTAAGTAATTGtatgtaatattttaaaacgtaACACTTATTCATGTTGTGTGACATCAGTTCACTTTAAGCGTTGACGAGCAAGAGATCAAGCCGGGACGACAAATCGAGCTGAGCATGTCTGGACGGCCAGGAGCGTACGTTGGGCTGGCCGCCTATGACAAAGCCTTGCTTTTGTTTAACCAGAACCACGACCTTATCTTGGACGACTTCTTGAAGGTGTTTGACGAGTTCCATGTTCATCATGAAGGTGAATTTGACCAGTTGCACGTAAGTATAATGAGTCCAACATATATATCTAATGAGGATTTAAAAGGACATAATGGATGATTCGTTTTTAAAGACCATGGGACTGTTTGCCAGGACACTGGATgactttttatttcaaaattacAATCATAAATCAGAGCGCAATGGACAGCAGATGGAGCAAACGGTGGTCAGGAAACAGTTCGTGGAGTCATGGCTTTGGAAGAATGCGACCATTGGAAGCTCTGGTAGTCTCAAGCTGACTGAGGTTGTGCCGGATACTACGACCTCTTGGTATCTTACGGCCTTCTCGATCGATCCCGTCGTCGGGTTGGGTATCATTAAGAAACCGATCGAGTTCACAACAGTCCAGCCGTTTGTCATTATGGAAAGCTTGCCATATTCAATCAAGCGAGGTGAGGCGATTGAGATACAATTTATTCTTATCAGCAGCCTTCAAGAAGAGCACACCGTTGACGTGACGCTGTATAATGAGAACAATGAGATGGAGTTCATAGGACGTTCGATTGCTAGTAGGTATCAATGGGGATAACGACATTGAATTACTTATCTTCAATGTATAATTTGGTTCTAGACGCAAGCTACACCAAATCGGTTAGCGTTCTACCGAAGGTGGGGAAGCCGATTTCATTCCTGGTGAAAGCAAAGAAGCTCGGTGAGATGATGGTTCGTGTGAAAGCCTCTATAGCAAATGGAATTGCGGCGGATGCACTGGAGAAGGTGATACAGGTCACGCCAGAAAGCTTGGTACAGTCAGGAGTGGAATCGTTCGGATTTTTCATGAACACGTACCAGAATCGAACGTTTTTAGTGAACCCAAACATCGACAAAAAGGCCGACAACGGATCGGTTGAGATCAAGCTCAGATTCAATCGTGAGTAATGCACACACCATTGCCCACACAATGCACACTACATTTAATTGTTCCCACAGCCAACTTACTTATCACCGTGAAGGACAACTTGAACGATATTCGCACTGATTGGAGTAGATGTAACGAAGGCATAAGAGGCACGCTTAATTTCGTTGTTCATGATTACCTGAATACCATTGGGTCATCAGATCAAATATCATCCGACGATagtgcaaaaataataatacattttGTACGTCTACAGAAGTGCTTCATTTCCAAAGCTCCATGGCGGAATAAGGTGTTTGATACTGCATTCCTAGTAAATGCGTTGCATAATGCAATGAAATATGTATACTGGAATGACAAGCATAAACTTGAGAAAATTTTTGCCTGGCTGGCCTCACAACAGCACCATTCCGGAAGTTTCAAGGAAACCGAATCCGATCTGCACTATAAACGCAGTGAAGTAGCACTAACGTCGTACGTGTTGGCAGTCATGCTGGAAAATGAAAGCGCCAAAGTGGAGCACGCTGTAGTGATAGAAAAGGGAATGAGTTTTCTGAGAGATCAATTAGAGTTCATCACAAGTGCAAATGATTTGGCGATAGTGACCTATGCGATGATGTTGTACGGGCACAGGCTGAGGGACGCTGCGTTCGAAAAGCTGATCGATATGTCAACCATTACCAACAATGGAACGGAACGATATTGGAACACGTTGAACAGCGTGGAGGCAACATCCTTTGCTTTGCTATCGCATGTGTTGGCCAACAAGTTGCTAGAAGCTTTGCCAATCATGCGTTGGTTGGTGAATCAGAGAAGCGAATTAGACAGTGTTTCTGGGCAACAAAATACCTATTTGCGTCTCAAAGCACTGTCCAGCATAGCGAAAAAGATATCTCCATCCCGAAACGACCTTGTCGCAAAGCTAAAGTACAAGCAGAGTACGCAATTGTTGCGTTTGAATTCATATAGCAATATGATACTAATCATGACCATACCGCAAGACGTGAGGAAATTTGAAATCACAGTAATGGGTATTGGGGCTGGACTGCTTCAGGTGTTTTATCGATATAACTTGAATCTCATGAACTTTGAGCATCGATTCAAGCTAGACTTACAGAAACAGATCACAAACTTTGACCAAGAGCTGAAACTGAATGTGTGTGCCAACTACATCCCCACAGTGTCTGAAAGTCGATCAAACATGGCGCTGGTCGAGGTGACGTTACCGAGCGGTTACGTTGTCGATCACAATCCGATCAGTGAGCAGACGACGGTCAATCCAATTAAGGTAAGACTATTTTGACGTTTTAATTGTCGGATAGTTGGAACTAGTAATCAATCACTTGACATTTCTTTTACAGCGCATTGAAATTCGTTACGGTGGCACTTCGGTCGTTGTGTACTACAACAGTATGGGCTCCGAGCGGAACTGTTTCACCGTGTCCGCCTACAGACGCTTGAAGGTAGCACTGAAGCGCCCGGCGTATGTGGTTGTGTATGACTATTATGATACAAGTGAGTAGCTGGTGAACATTAGTTGTGGACATGCCAAGAGAAATATAACATTCTATGCTTTTGAAATATTCTTATAGATCTGAAcgccatcaaagtgtacgaagtggacaaacagaatGTTTGCGAAATCTGCGAAGAAGAAGACTGTCCAGCAGAATGCAAGATATAGTGGCTGAGTTAGAGTTAAGGACAACTTGCAATACTGTTTCATGTCATGTTTTGAAACAGATTTTTCTGATACATTAATAGTCtatagaaaattgaaaaatcggTTTTGAAAGTGCCTTAAAAATCAATACTATATCTAATTTAACTGCATGTCATTTGTTTGGATGAAAAGAGAGTATCAATTTGcttaataaaacaacacaccgaATAACAGTGCTGCATAACGCCAAGAGCATCATGTGATGGTGACAaccgaaaataaaaccatctCGCTTTTCAGTGATAATCATTACCGATAATCATTAGAAGCGCTTCATGACATGTCGAAGATGATATGTGAGTGCTTGAGCCGAACCTGATACACTACTTGTCAACACTGAGCGcacttctccttcttctcttctttggctcaacaaccgttgtcgatcaaggcctgcctgtaccactgggcttggctttctgtgactaattgatttccccccatagcaggatagtcaatcctacgtatggcggcacttCTATTtagggattgaacccatggcgggcatgttgttaagtcgtacgagttgacgactgtactacgagaccggcttagtAAAGCACTTAAAGTACAAAAACTTGGTGCACTATCTCGGCCGGTAGTGTCCGTAGCAGGATGGAAAAAATATACTGTCCGCGGCCTCTCAATTGAGAGGTCTGTCGTTCAAATCGATCGGTAAATGACAGATTAAATCAAACGTTCAAACAGGTTGACGTCAAACGTCACTGTGACTAGTCGAGGATTCGCTGCGCTCCGACTATTTTCTATATTATTCCGTGAAAACCTATTTCTTTGCTCAACCTGTTGCTGGTGTAGGTGGCATCACTACCtggttttgtttaacaatttgGATTATTCACCTACAATCACCTGCAAACGTTTTCCAGCCCACAATCATTACGTCGCTTCAACATCACAATCAATCGCTCATCCACAAAGCAATGGCCGGTATTTATTCCGCCTGCGCTAACAACATCGTAGCTGCTGATCGCATTGTGAAATGCCAGGGTTGCTGCAACTCTGAGTTTCACTTCTCATCCAGTGAACTTTCTGAGGAACTGTCCGCTACTATAGAGTCCTGTGCACAACTTTTTTGGGCCAGTAAAGCCTGTGTAAAGTTTCACAAGGATCCGCGTACGGCCGTGTTGAGGTCATCCACCCTGTACACTCACACTTCTGTCGACCTATTGTCCAGTATAGCCGACCTTAAAGTAAGACTCCGTAACGAGCTATCACAACAGATCACAGATAATTAGCGCGAGCTCCTGAAAGTGCTTAAGGACGAGATccgtttatgtttgttttcgtcGAACATCACCACTGATTTGCAGTCACAACAACCCATTCATCGTAAACCAGCACCATCAAATCCAGGACTGTTTACTTCAGAGGTCAACAATATTATACCGTCACAACATTTTCCATCCTTGGGCGCTTCACTTAGTGTAAGCCATCTAACACTACCGTGCCACCACCTAATAAACCGCTAACACCACTACTTAGAGGATCCGGATCGCCGCTTGACTCGGATTCATTGGATATCATTCCACACACTGACATGCGAATGTGGTTATTTTTTACACGTTTTGCCCCATCGGTCAAAACTGAGCAAATCTCACACATGGTGCAAGTACGTCTAGCACTCGACAAGCGGGATGAGTTCGTTCACCGTCTGAAGAAATTTGGCGCTGACACCAGTACACTCTCATTTGTTCTCATTTAAGGTGGGCATACCAGTCACTCTACGCAGCAAGGCTCTCTCACCTGAGACATGGCCCTCCGCTCTAACGTACCGAGAGTTCCGCGACAACCGGACCAATGATAATAACACTAATACTCTCGCAGTCGTCGATACAAATTCGATGCTTTAACCTACACTCGTAGGTAGCCGgtcttgtggtacagtcgtcaactcgtacgacttaacaacatgcccgtcatgggttcaagccccaaatagaccgtgccgccatacgtaggactgactctcctgctatggggggtaatccataagtcactgaaagccaagcccacaagtggtacaggcaggccttgaccgacaacggttgttgagccaaaaagaagaaaagaagaaccTACACTCGATCACTCTGCCACTCTCAATGCAGACACTTATCGTAATCCTCTCCCACGGTTAGGATTGAGCACTCCGATACCAACTGCCACCACAGATCCGCTCGTGCCGCCTGTTGCTACTTCATATGAAATGACCACCACAGATGCAGCTTTGTTTACTACCGAAAAAACAGGACCTTAATGAGCGAATGCTCGTCACTACCACACCTACCAGGTCGCCTCCGGAATGCTTAGCCGCTCCTAAAAAAAGACCAAAGCGCGGAAACGCTAAACGGACTGATGATTCTGCCGACGCCGAGCCGTCAGACGAATACCAATCTAGCACTGCATCCGACGATGCTTCTGAGAATCCTGATGCTCCGAATCCTCGTGTTGATATCACGATTTCACCTGGTTTGGTACTTTCTAGCCTCTCAATGTTCTACCAAAATGTACGTAGTCTACGAACGAAAATCACTAATCTTCGTTTGGCACTGTCAGCATCCGAATACGATTTCATTATTCTCACCGAGACCTGGTTTACCCAGTCTATACCTTCATCGCTATTCTCCGACGAATATTATCACATCTACAAGTGCGATAGGAATCCCTCCAACAGTGCCCTCTCACGCGGTGGGGGTGTGTAAATTGCTTGTTCTACCACAATACCGACATGTGAAATCGCATCGCCTAATAGCAGACTTGAACAATTGTGGATCAAAACATTGCTGTCAGGTGTCTCTGTTTACATCGGCGTTGTTTACATTCCACCGAGTCATGCAAATGACCCTGTTTTGTTGAATGCATGACGGTGTACGTGACATCTCGAACCGCATTAAAAAGAGCAATTTATTATACGTTATCGGCGATTTCAATAAACCCGACAACAGATGGGAGATGACAAATACATCGGATGCCCAGGATAACTCTGCGTGTTTCTCTTTTTCGCACTATGCATCGATATGCACCTCCGTGGTCAATACGGATTTGATTAATGGGATGAATAGCAACGgtttatttgaaatgaatGGCATTGTTAATCAATTTGGACGCCAATTGGatctagtgatgggtaatccggagcggagtcatggatcaactccgactccggtgggcaaaatatgactccgactccggatcaTAACCGGATacgactccggatcagtccagATCAATCCGGATCAGtctggatcagtccggatcagtccggatcaatCTGATGAGTCCGGATGAGTCCGGATGAGTCTGGGTGAGTTCGGGCGAGTAGTTTAGGTTGACGTTGCAATTGCTAATCCTCAAAATGACTGTCGTTTAGACATTTCTTGATGAGTTCATTGACTTTCAAGTCGTATATCCAATATGTACGAAAAcagatccggagtgatccggagtgatctggactgatccggagtgatccagagtcatccggagtgatccggagtgatccggagtaatccggagtgatccggagtgatccggagtgatccggagtaatccggagtgattcGGAGTGAttcggagtgatccggactctAGAGTCGATAAAATCTAAAGCTTTCGATGATTACCACAGAACTAGATCAGCATTGCATAGgagaatatttatttatttatttatttatttatttttattttattaattgctcggccacgttgggttacagcaatagtacttactgactatagtatacaattattcacgaaggagtaggaaggagtttatggtacggaaaaggagcgaagacgggatcgg
Proteins encoded:
- the LOC125907417 gene encoding CD109 antigen-like, encoding MWQLIRSRILTVIICIGAAHGLLFVGPKFIRDNQNYTLTISNFYSNPSKMDLMVKLEGQTDNGLSVLNVTKMIDVRSNSIRMISFSMPDNLSTGDYKITIDGQQGFNFHMETDLFYLKKTVAGLIQVDKPVFKPGDTVNFRVIVLDTELKPPARVKSVHVTIRDPQRNVIRKWSTAKLYTGVFEGDLQIAPTPMLGVWNILVQVEGEELVSKTFEVKEYVLSMFDVQVMPSVIPLKKHQALNLTIEAYYHFGKPVQGVAKVELYLDDDKLDQQKEITVYGISQVELRFSDYFDMYEDQQDVRVKVTFIEHYTNRTVVKQSQITVYKYQYRVKLIKESPQFHSGLPFKCALQFTHHDGTLAKGISGKVKVSEVGFETTATSDNDGLIKLELHPSEGTEYLCVSFDSIDGFYYYEGVSQIETDAFIKLELKSPINLNKLMRFIVTCSERMTFFVYYVVSKSNIVDAGFVRPKNETTFLLQLYATEKMFPKAKMLVATVTGRTVVYDYMYLDFQVFHNNFTLSVDEQEIKPGRQIELSMSGRPGAYVGLAAYDKALLLFNQNHDLILDDFLKVFDEFHVHHEGEFDQLHTMGLFARTLDDFLFQNYNHKSERNGQQMEQTVVRKQFVESWLWKNATIGSSGSLKLTEVVPDTTTSWYLTAFSIDPVVGLGIIKKPIEFTTVQPFVIMESLPYSIKRGEAIEIQFILISSLQEEHTVDVTLYNENNEMEFIGRSIANASYTKSVSVLPKVGKPISFLVKAKKLGEMMVRVKASIANGIAADALEKVIQVTPESLVQSGVESFGFFMNTYQNRTFLVNPNIDKKADNGSVEIKLRFNPNLLITVKDNLNDIRTDWSRCNEGIRGTLNFVVHDYLNTIGSSDQISSDDSAKIIIHFVRLQKCFISKAPWRNKVFDTAFLVNALHNAMKYVYWNDKHKLEKIFAWLASQQHHSGSFKETESDLHYKRSEVALTSYVLAVMLENESAKVEHAVVIEKGMSFLRDQLEFITSANDLAIVTYAMMLYGHRLRDAAFEKLIDMSTITNNGTERYWNTLNSVEATSFALLSHVLANKLLEALPIMRWLVNQRSELDSVSGQQNTYLRLKALSSIAKKISPSRNDLVAKLKYKQSTQLLRLNSYSNMILIMTIPQDVRKFEITVMGIGAGLLQVFYRYNLNLMNFEHRFKLDLQKQITNFDQELKLNVCANYIPTVSESRSNMALVEVTLPSGYVVDHNPISEQTTVNPIKRIEIRYGGTSVVVYYNSMGSERNCFTVSAYRRLKVALKRPAYVVVYDYYDTNLNAIKVYEVDKQNVCEICEEEDCPAECKI